The following are encoded in a window of Leeia aquatica genomic DNA:
- a CDS encoding adenylate/guanylate cyclase domain-containing protein — protein MASHLRPWLTRLQLQPALALAGLFALWVLMEALAGLRLLAPLDTYFSDHLLRQHASQRPTPDNIVMIGIDQRSLEDDAMLDFAGRNWPWPRMVHAELLRELQQRGAKAVIFDLTFTEGDPSAPESDRAFAQALRAFPAYLPLVVQPDGQPSPFKRLPPLMAVRPGPDAQPDAGAPLLTPMALPVDVWRTGLINFLPDPDTVGRRYYIDYSRQGWRIPSLPARVARDQGWVVPLQTDILLNWYSKPFPRLSYRDVVLSRQFSKPIPLPDLRGKIIIVGAYASGLSDLHPTPLSRLTDPPTPTAGPEILATALANLQHGDWLRPAPRASELGLAILLMFLLAWGWRRGWHVSLLALGLLLATALSTLGSYLLLQRTILWLPFSYLTLCWLYFFICALLYFLAERRRREHTVQLFNRFLDPRVVRKLVDRNALAQAEVGQAVEISVLFSDIRGFTTLSERQPPEKVVQMLNGYFDLQVEAIDLHGGTLDKFIGDAIMAFWGAPLSNPHHASEAVAAALDMTDRLEQFKRMLGEAGQGFDIGIGIHSGPAVVGLIGSTQRRLDYTAIGDTVNLASRIEGQTKGIARILVSESTRLACGEQFEFIDHGEHQVKGREQPVRLFEPKRKTT, from the coding sequence ATGGCCTCCCATTTGCGACCCTGGCTCACTCGCCTGCAGTTACAGCCCGCCCTGGCGCTGGCCGGCCTGTTTGCGCTCTGGGTATTGATGGAAGCCTTGGCGGGCCTGCGCCTGCTGGCCCCGCTTGATACCTACTTCAGCGATCATCTGCTCCGCCAGCACGCCTCACAGCGCCCCACACCCGACAACATCGTGATGATCGGCATCGACCAGCGCAGCCTGGAAGACGACGCCATGCTGGACTTTGCCGGGCGCAACTGGCCGTGGCCACGGATGGTGCATGCCGAGCTGCTGCGTGAACTGCAGCAACGGGGTGCCAAGGCTGTCATCTTTGACCTCACCTTCACCGAAGGTGACCCCTCGGCGCCAGAGAGTGACCGCGCCTTTGCCCAAGCCCTGCGGGCATTCCCGGCCTATTTACCGCTGGTGGTGCAGCCGGATGGGCAGCCCTCCCCGTTCAAGCGGCTACCCCCGCTGATGGCAGTCCGCCCCGGCCCGGATGCCCAACCCGACGCGGGTGCGCCACTGCTGACGCCAATGGCGCTGCCGGTCGATGTCTGGCGCACCGGCTTGATCAACTTCCTGCCCGATCCGGATACCGTGGGGCGTCGCTACTATATCGACTATTCACGACAAGGCTGGCGCATCCCTTCCCTGCCTGCCCGGGTCGCCCGCGATCAGGGCTGGGTGGTGCCACTACAAACCGACATTCTGCTGAACTGGTACAGCAAACCCTTCCCCCGTCTGTCTTACCGCGATGTGGTCTTGAGCCGACAGTTCAGCAAACCTATCCCGCTGCCGGATCTACGCGGCAAGATCATCATCGTTGGCGCGTATGCCTCGGGTTTGTCCGACCTGCACCCCACGCCACTGAGCCGCCTCACCGACCCGCCTACCCCGACCGCCGGGCCAGAGATTCTGGCCACCGCACTGGCCAACCTGCAACACGGCGACTGGCTGCGTCCGGCACCGCGCGCCTCGGAGCTGGGGCTGGCCATCCTGCTGATGTTCCTGCTGGCCTGGGGCTGGCGGCGTGGCTGGCATGTCAGCCTGCTTGCTCTGGGTTTGCTGCTGGCAACAGCGCTCAGCACGCTGGGTAGCTATCTGCTCTTGCAGCGGACCATTCTTTGGCTTCCCTTTAGCTATCTGACCCTATGCTGGTTGTATTTTTTCATCTGCGCCTTGCTGTACTTTCTGGCCGAGCGGCGGCGGCGTGAGCATACCGTGCAACTGTTCAACCGCTTTCTGGATCCCCGTGTGGTGCGCAAGCTGGTAGACCGCAATGCACTGGCCCAGGCGGAAGTCGGTCAGGCAGTGGAAATCTCGGTGCTGTTCTCCGACATCCGCGGTTTTACCACCCTGTCTGAGCGGCAGCCACCAGAAAAAGTGGTGCAGATGCTGAACGGTTATTTCGACTTGCAGGTAGAGGCGATAGACTTGCACGGTGGCACACTGGACAAATTCATCGGCGACGCGATCATGGCCTTTTGGGGGGCGCCGCTGAGCAATCCGCATCACGCCAGCGAGGCGGTCGCCGCAGCACTGGACATGACCGACCGGCTGGAACAGTTCAAGCGCATGCTGGGTGAGGCCGGACAAGGGTTTGATATCGGTATCGGCATCCATAGCGGCCCCGCCGTGGTGGGCCTGATTGGCTCCACCCAGCGGCGACTGGATTACACCGCGATTGGGGATACCGTGAATCTGGCCAGCCGCATTGAAGGACAAACCAAAGGTATCGCCCGCATTCTGGTCTCGGAATCCACCCGGCTGGCGTGCGGTGAACAATTTGAATTCATCGACCACGGTGAACATCAGGTCAAGGGCCGGGAACAACCGGTCCGGCTATTTGAACCAAAAAGGAAGACAACATGA
- a CDS encoding SH3 domain-containing protein: MNRMPRLLAGALLVTGGLALAAPATVTRSSDLKAKPQLDAPTIATLSANSEVDATPGEGRWVQVKTSDGKSGWVNLMAIRFKSTASGNAGAGLAQVLGATRSGSTSSASTTGAKAGKDDPMAKADIQNATPNPADVAQMERYAVSANEARQIAQANRLKAQKVDYLKGGQ; this comes from the coding sequence ATGAACCGCATGCCGCGCCTGCTGGCCGGGGCGCTATTGGTGACCGGGGGGCTGGCTCTGGCGGCTCCCGCCACGGTAACCCGTAGCAGTGATCTGAAAGCCAAACCGCAACTCGACGCGCCTACCATCGCCACCCTCTCGGCCAATAGCGAAGTGGATGCCACCCCCGGCGAAGGCCGCTGGGTGCAAGTGAAGACCAGCGACGGCAAGAGCGGCTGGGTCAACTTGATGGCGATTCGCTTCAAGAGCACTGCGAGTGGCAACGCCGGTGCAGGACTGGCGCAGGTGCTCGGCGCCACCCGCTCCGGCAGTACGAGCTCGGCCTCTACGACGGGTGCTAAAGCCGGCAAGGACGACCCCATGGCCAAGGCAGATATTCAGAATGCCACCCCCAACCCGGCGGATGTCGCCCAGATGGAACGCTATGCCGTCTCGGCCAATGAGGCCCGGCAAATCGCCCAGGCCAACCGCCTGAAAGCACAGAAAGTAGATTACCTGAAAGGAGGCCAGTAA
- a CDS encoding M48 family metalloprotease: MRARLTLRPLLLTALCAALLAGCANNKEVQKLFNNLPDSNAKQMLQGAAEATSDVSPEEERAMGKDMSALLLGARPLLRHPAAEQYVNRLGLWIALQSERPDLAWRFGILDDKGVNAYAAPGGYVFVTKGLLLSVKSESELAGILGHEIAHVIKRHHVQVAKKKGMGKLVSGAIGQYAQKQGTPELAAMNNLFKNVYTSGLDQADEYEADELGVVLATRAGYSPYGLPSVLQMFAAANAKDPGFELLFSTHPMPNDRLNRLDKLMGDKLDGFEKTASQDSSRLRNIQRLLAR, translated from the coding sequence ATGCGTGCCCGTCTTACCCTGCGCCCGCTGCTGCTGACCGCCTTGTGTGCTGCGCTGCTGGCTGGCTGTGCCAACAATAAAGAGGTACAGAAACTATTCAACAACTTGCCGGACAGCAACGCCAAGCAGATGCTGCAAGGTGCAGCCGAGGCCACCTCGGATGTCAGCCCGGAAGAAGAGCGCGCCATGGGCAAGGACATGTCCGCGCTGCTGCTGGGCGCAAGGCCTTTGTTGCGCCATCCGGCGGCAGAACAATACGTCAACCGGCTGGGCCTGTGGATTGCATTGCAGAGCGAACGCCCCGATCTAGCGTGGCGCTTTGGTATTCTTGACGACAAGGGTGTGAATGCCTACGCGGCACCTGGTGGTTATGTGTTCGTCACCAAGGGCTTGTTGCTGTCGGTGAAATCCGAATCCGAGCTGGCCGGGATCCTGGGCCACGAAATCGCCCACGTCATCAAGCGTCACCATGTGCAAGTGGCCAAGAAGAAGGGCATGGGCAAACTGGTGAGCGGGGCCATCGGTCAGTATGCGCAGAAGCAAGGTACGCCGGAGTTGGCGGCCATGAACAATCTGTTCAAGAATGTCTATACCTCCGGTCTGGACCAGGCCGATGAGTATGAGGCCGATGAATTGGGGGTGGTACTGGCCACCCGTGCCGGCTACTCGCCGTATGGCCTGCCTTCGGTGCTGCAGATGTTTGCAGCCGCCAATGCCAAAGACCCGGGGTTTGAGCTGCTGTTCTCGACCCACCCGATGCCGAATGACCGCCTGAACCGGCTGGACAAGCTGATGGGTGACAAGCTGGATGGTTTTGAGAAAACCGCATCGCAAGACTCCAGCCGCCTGCGCAACATCCAGCGCCTGCTGGCCAGGTAA